The Altererythrobacter sp. ZODW24 genome window below encodes:
- a CDS encoding aspartate-semialdehyde dehydrogenase translates to MGYRVAVVGATGNVGREMMQILAEREFPIDEIAAVASSRSHGSEVEFGDTGKMLKCKNIEHFDWAGWDIALFSAGSGPAKEYAPKAAAAGCVVIDNSSLYRMDPDVPLIVPEVNPDDIDMYSKRNIIANPNCSTAQLVVALKPLHDAAVIKRVVVSTYQSVSGAGKAGMDELFTQSRAIFVGDAVEPSTFTKQIAFNVIPHIDVFLDDGSTKEEWKMVVETKKILDPKIKMNATCVRVPVFVGHSESINIEFEKEITAEQAQEILREAPGIMLVDKREDGGYVTPTEAAGEGATYISRVREDPTVENGLSLWCVSDNLRKGAALNAVQIAELLGRRHLKKG, encoded by the coding sequence TTGGGTTATCGGGTAGCTGTCGTCGGTGCGACCGGGAATGTCGGACGCGAGATGATGCAGATTCTTGCCGAACGCGAGTTTCCGATTGACGAAATCGCCGCTGTCGCCAGCTCGCGCAGCCACGGCAGTGAGGTCGAATTCGGCGACACGGGCAAGATGCTCAAATGCAAGAATATCGAGCATTTCGACTGGGCCGGTTGGGACATCGCTTTGTTCTCCGCAGGCTCCGGCCCGGCGAAGGAATATGCGCCCAAGGCTGCGGCGGCAGGATGTGTGGTGATCGACAATAGCTCGCTCTACCGCATGGATCCTGACGTGCCGTTGATCGTGCCGGAAGTGAACCCGGACGATATCGACATGTATTCCAAGCGCAACATTATCGCGAACCCCAATTGCTCGACCGCCCAGCTGGTTGTCGCGCTGAAGCCGCTGCATGACGCCGCCGTTATCAAGCGCGTGGTTGTTTCGACTTATCAGTCAGTATCGGGCGCAGGCAAAGCTGGCATGGACGAGCTTTTCACACAGAGCCGTGCGATCTTCGTAGGTGATGCAGTTGAACCAAGCACCTTTACCAAGCAGATCGCTTTCAATGTAATCCCGCATATCGACGTATTCCTCGACGATGGTTCGACCAAAGAAGAGTGGAAGATGGTGGTCGAAACGAAGAAAATCCTCGATCCCAAGATCAAGATGAATGCCACTTGCGTCCGCGTGCCGGTATTCGTTGGCCACAGCGAAAGCATCAATATCGAGTTCGAAAAGGAAATCACGGCGGAGCAAGCACAAGAAATTCTCCGCGAAGCACCCGGCATTATGCTGGTCGATAAGCGCGAAGATGGCGGCTATGTCACGCCAACCGAAGCTGCAGGCGAGGGCGCAACTTACATCAGCCGCGTGCGCGAAGACCCTACGGTCGAGAATGGCTTGTCACTCTGGTGCGTTTCCGACAACTTGCGCAAAGGCGCGGCGCTTAATGCAGTTCAGATCGCTGAATTGCTGGGGCGGCGGCATCTGAAGAAGGGGTGA
- a CDS encoding alpha/beta hydrolase gives MAISIEQWRGQAKHFQFEGKKISYWTGGEGEPLLLVHGYPTAAWDWAPTWDTLGAQHSLIAADMIGFGLSDKPRSGYSILQQADMHLALLKHLEIGEFDAIVHDYGVSVGQELLARQLEGSGAEGLGKMVFLNGGIFPDQHRPVPIQKFGVSPLGFLVGMLINRKGFGKSFSAVFGPDTQPSAKELDEFWSLMTEQDGHRIMHKLLHYIADRRTHEPRWVGVLEQVQDKIGLINGALDPVSGEHAFKRWVEYLPNAKAHLLPDVGHYPHVEAPDRVAAKALEWLT, from the coding sequence ATGGCGATCTCGATAGAGCAGTGGCGTGGGCAAGCGAAGCATTTCCAATTCGAGGGCAAAAAGATCAGCTATTGGACCGGCGGCGAAGGCGAGCCGCTGTTGCTGGTCCATGGCTATCCCACAGCCGCTTGGGACTGGGCGCCGACATGGGACACGCTGGGAGCTCAGCATAGCCTGATTGCAGCGGATATGATTGGGTTTGGACTGTCGGATAAGCCGCGCTCGGGATACTCAATCCTCCAGCAAGCGGATATGCATCTGGCGTTGCTCAAGCATCTGGAAATCGGCGAATTTGACGCGATTGTGCATGATTACGGCGTATCCGTCGGACAGGAACTTCTCGCGCGCCAGCTAGAGGGCAGCGGCGCGGAGGGCCTTGGTAAGATGGTATTCCTCAACGGAGGTATATTCCCGGACCAGCACCGCCCCGTTCCTATTCAAAAGTTTGGCGTGTCACCGTTGGGGTTTCTGGTGGGCATGCTCATCAACCGCAAGGGCTTCGGCAAGAGTTTCTCCGCCGTATTCGGACCGGATACACAGCCCAGCGCGAAGGAACTAGACGAGTTCTGGTCGCTGATGACCGAACAGGACGGCCACCGGATCATGCACAAGCTGCTGCATTACATCGCCGACCGCCGCACGCATGAGCCGCGCTGGGTCGGCGTGTTGGAGCAGGTTCAGGACAAGATCGGCCTGATCAACGGCGCGCTCGATCCGGTGTCAGGCGAGCACGCCTTTAAACGCTGGGTGGAATACTTGCCCAACGCCAAGGCGCATCTGCTGCCCGACGTGGGACATTACCCCCATGTCGAAGCACCAGACCGCGTTGCGGCGAAAGCGCTGGAGTGGCTCACTTAA
- a CDS encoding aspartate-semialdehyde dehydrogenase, which translates to MQTWKALFSISTATLLITGCSAEPGTAPAGQTSMEAPYDQSSETAGNVRLFGEDIRTTGADGLRIPFGSTRELTETAVTAALGEPEDRQENAECGAGPMEFTAYPGGLTLNFQDENLVGWFLREPADKERVATAEGLSVGSTLTEASAVYSMDPLEDSTLGEEYATDEGIGFFTTGDDDAKQIDSLYAGTNCFFR; encoded by the coding sequence ATGCAGACTTGGAAAGCACTATTTTCGATCTCTACGGCAACGCTGCTGATCACAGGCTGTTCGGCAGAGCCCGGAACGGCGCCCGCTGGGCAGACCAGCATGGAAGCGCCCTACGATCAGTCCTCCGAAACTGCAGGAAACGTCCGCCTTTTTGGTGAAGACATCCGAACCACGGGCGCCGATGGCTTGCGCATTCCTTTTGGTTCAACGCGTGAGCTGACCGAGACGGCTGTCACCGCGGCGCTTGGTGAACCAGAAGACCGTCAAGAAAACGCCGAATGCGGTGCTGGTCCGATGGAATTCACGGCATATCCTGGCGGGCTTACATTGAATTTTCAGGACGAGAATTTAGTCGGTTGGTTCCTCAGGGAGCCCGCGGATAAAGAGCGGGTCGCTACAGCTGAAGGGCTTAGTGTCGGTTCGACTTTGACGGAGGCGAGCGCCGTTTACTCCATGGATCCGCTGGAAGACAGCACGCTGGGCGAGGAATATGCCACAGACGAAGGGATTGGCTTCTTCACCACAGGCGATGATGACGCGAAACAGATCGACAGCCTTTACGCCGGTACGAACTGCTTTTTCCGATGA